TGTGTaattttcagagctttattCATACTCTTCGCTTCATACAAACACATAGAGTGGTCTGCCTGTGATAAGAGGTCCAAGGTAAACGTTTCGATCTTTTCTTCGCGAACAGAAAAAGCAGGTTCAGCGTCTCGAATTTGCTGACATTCAAGCAAAAAACGTTTCCCATCCATATCCCGCTGCTAATCACAGGTCTGGAAGTTGGTCGCAatccgccgccatattgaactTCGGGGAATCTACCGGATGGACACAAGTGCAAAACGTCTGCGCATGCGCAAGGTctctattttcaaaatggcggttgcGAATGCGAACTTCACTACAAGAACGCCTTTTTTTGAGCAAAACTTCAAAGCAGGAAACGTTAAACCTCCAGGTATGCACTGGAGCAAGGATTTCTAGAAAGTTCGCGGCGATCGTGCAAGAAAGCCGCTCATTTAGACAAATTCGTGCATCGCCGTTCTCAGTGTTTATGTTCGACTTCAGAATGAAACGAAAGTGAGGGAACAAACGTTGAAGGCTGGAGAGATCTGCCGCTTGATATTCACGAGGAATTCCTCCAGATCAGGCTTGGCAGTCATACCAACCATCGCTCCAAACACTGGTCCGAAGGCGTTGTGTGGATGGCTATCCAGGACgtatattttattgttgtatCCAACGAAACAAATGGTCATTCCATTTGCGATGACAAGTGCCGCCAAATTTGGTTCTCTGTTCAGCCTCTGCAGGTAAAAATCCAGAGAACTTTGGGGGATTTGGGGGTCTGTTGTTGTGATTGAGAGATCTATGGTATCCTCAAGATTTAAATTTCCAAGAACGGACACTAAGTTTGCTTTCGCGTCTGCAACACTGAAGAATGGACTCCCAATTCCGAGTGTTACAAGGTCATAAGCATTATTTCCACGAACGATGGACGATAGCATCAAAGTAATCCAGCTGCTGTTCAAGGGAGAGCCAACATAAAGTTCTAATATGTTCTTTTTTGTAGATCTGATATATATATGTAGAAGCCATGAACAGAGCGATGAAAGTACATGCATTAGAACCATTTCTTCCCATTAGAGTAGCCTGCGACATTTGTGAAGGGAGAAACCAGAAGGTAGAAGTGCCCATAGGAAGAGTTGCTATCTGTACATTAAGGTGAAGAGGAGGATTTGTGACATTCCTGTCCCTGTGTCCCTAGGGCTGCCTAACAGTGAAAGAGTTGAGCTCAGTTTCTATGTGAGTCTCCCATTGGGTTGACTCATAATAAGCAGGATCAATATTTGCATTGATCTGAATGTTATCATTTATTTCATAATCCTGCTCACTGCCTGGGTGGGTTGGTTTGATAATGCTCTCATTGAACGCTTCACAAAGACTGGAAATTTTTTTGGAGAGACGAGGAACACATATGGGACATTTATTACCCGTTTTGTCCAAGCATGTCTTATGGAAAGTGTGGAAGCAGTTTAACCTGACAGCATCTGTGATCGAATTTTCTGAGCATTCAGCATAGTCACAAACTAAATCTTAATCAGGTATGGTCTGCAGTTCTAACTTTGCAAATGTGTACCCTAGAGGGAGGGCTTTTGTATTCACAGTCGTGTGGAAGGTTTTTAGGTAAAACTTTGCATCTCCCTTTGGCTGCCCCCTAGCAGTTGTTTCTTGTGGGACCTGTAGCAAGAAATAGTTATTGTTAACCACAAAATGGCACCAAAGACTAGTCATTAGAGTTACTACATATCAGAGGGTGATTTCCATATCAGTTCTAACAATTGCTGGAAAACAATAATGTTGGAGATAAAGATAATACATATGTAATTATGAATAAGACATTATTTTTTCAGCAATTTCAATGTCAATATGTAAACCATCCTTGAGAGATGTAACTACAGTGCCAGCACACAAACAATATTGCAAGAAATTTTCATGGTAATGAATCCTGTATTCTGATATCTTTTAGGGAATAATATGCATGCTCAGGTTATTTTACCAGTTTGAGATTGGTCCATTATTAGAACTAAAACAGCAAGATGGGGATTGTTTGAGCTCAGtttaaaatgttatttattgtatCTACCTGCTTTGATTTTCCCAGGTTTTGACCCACTTTCTTGATAGTTGACAGGAGTACCTCAGCTGCTTTTCCTGCAATAATACTAAGGTCATTGTTGGAAAACCCCCTGCTATAGGGCTTTGTGAAATTTGTATGAAATCTCTGTTCAGATTTTGATgcagcaaatgatgtggcttttgCCTAAAATATGCCAGTGTTTGTAAGAGAACtacttttctttgttcttgcagTTTCTGGTGGTCAGGGCTGATCCTAGAGTCATCTCTTGAAATCGCACTAAGGAGCATTTCGAATAAACCTGGTGCATGCTTTGCAGTAAACTCCTTCATGGCAGCTGGTTCATACAGTGGTCCATCTCTGCTGGTCTGATAGTACAGTGCCAGTTGGAATTTTCCGACAAGTTCGTCAAGGGAGCTACCTGTCAGTGAATGCAGATTTCAGCATATTGTTATAAGGCTGTATAATTGACAGTTGGGTGACTTCCTTTGACTTcctcataataattatttttttaattgttttggtgTTTGAATAAAACATACCAGAGTCTACTACATCAGATTCAAAGAacaattctttcattttttcccaTGTTGTACTATCAATTAGAGCATCACCATTAAACATATCAAACATTCCTAAGTGTTTTTCAATTTAAATGGGGaagattttgcaaattttaattattttatgtcCATTAGGTTCATTGGGATGAGTTCGCTACTCTTGCAATTGTCCAACACACGACAGAAAAACCCCTTCTCGCCTGGATTCAAAGCCAATTCCTTGCAGATTTTACCATTGCAAGAGTAGCGAACGCCAGCAAACCAGCAACACGGCTGAGAGCTTCAGACAGCTGGTAAAGTCGTCCAGTACAAGGTTTTTCCGTCCTTGTTTTTCCACTTAGCATGCATTGGTCGCTTTCGTTGTTCGCATTGACCGAGCTCAGCGACATGATGACCAAAACGGCAACAATGGCTACGGCGAAGTGCTGCCAGAGCGAGCGTGGACTTTCAAACATGATTTTCGCCTTTGGTGCAAAGAGGAAAGTATGTGGTGCAAAAGAGAGAAACTAAAGCAATTAATAAACTTTGTGTTCGTGAAATTCTAAGCTTATCTTTTGTGTGTGGAGCTTCCTTTTTTGAATTTCGCGGCCGGAATCTAGTTTGTTTTGGTATCGCGTATAATTTCGATCGGGGGAGGCACTGGCAAATTCGCGCCGGAAACAGGGAAAGCACGCACGCGCACTGCGTTTTTCACGCGTGTCTACCGGATCCGTTCGACCTGTGACGTCACGTTTGATTCCCGTGAGGAcgactgggaacgaggctgggATGTGGACAGAAGGATTTGTAAATATTCTGAGATGAACATAAAAACATGCAAGAAGAAAACTGGCTTGAAGAGAAAGCTACGCTTTTGATGAGCATTAGAGAGAAGGAAAAAAAGCTGAAAGAGTATGAACAGGTTAGTTGAGGGAAAATCCTGGCCTGATCAATCGATGAAATTGGTAATCGATCGACTTTATTCACATATTCATTTGACCAGGGCCTGagtttttgtgattatcgattgtCATCGATAATCGATGACAATCGTACTTAtatacgtacatacatacatacatacatacatacatacatacatacgtacatacaAACAAATCCTTTAAAGCTTTGAGCTTTAAATCCTACCGTGTTTATTTAAAACAGAATAAGGCTCAAAGAAGGCGCGTATTACCCTTACGGCAAATCGCAAGACTTGTGCACAATTGCAATTCAGGCGATCGAAACTAACCCTGCTACATGTATCTATAAGCAGCAGAATGCtcaaagcttgtggggtcgtgtaaaaataattacaatacagaactaaattaaaataaggACAACATTACTTACAAAACACAAACTCCATGAGTACCTTACTACCGCGAATTCCTTACCATCAACCTTGGCTTCACGTGTACCAGACACCGACGCTACCTTTACATTTAACCCCGAGAGTGAAGAGGATGTTTTTAAGGTTGTACGAGCAATAGACGTAACAAAGTCCACAGGTGCAGACAACAATTGTGCAAAGATTTTGAAGATTGCAGCCCCTTGTATAAGCAGGAACATAGCAAACTTAcccaatagggccgtttatacgagagaaaataagccgcggcttactctggccgcggcgtacataatacgcgaaatgaactatttatacgagtttaaactccccggccaggataagccgcggcttgagaaagcccgTGAAcgcagattttgtaccatttataggggtcgttcgcgtcttatgtaagccacggccggagtaagccgcggcttattttctctcgtataaacggccctaatgtgtcTTACCCGAATGCACATTTTCAACTGTCGTGGAAGGTTGCCAGAGTAACTCCAGTGTCCAAGGGAGGTTTCCTTACAGAGCAAAACAATAATAAGCCTTATAATATCCGTTCTCCCAAATGTCTCTAAGGTTCACGAATTCTTTgctaccgtaatttccggccgattacccgcgggtaatgcgttaattttccagtaaacTGCGGTTGCTGCGGGtaataggaaggtgcgggtaatgcgataatttttaaatctcaggtaagaatttgacagattgaaacaagttaaaatgagtataattaaaccaacacttccttcaaatctgtgttgcctcgttcgttgattcaatccttaaaatgatgctttatttgCCGTAGTCTTTGTAAAACTGCTCGATGAAAGCCGaagcaaattgaatgaaaaacaataatcttTCCCTTCGACCATGTCACAACTTGTCACCGAATCAAAAGTAAATGAGAACGAATTTCTCActttaacacatccttttcaattttaagaaagagtttatcgtgagacacaattcaatgctgaaaaagtaacaagatgcgaatgtgtttattttgtgatgCCACAAATTTTTCcgttcaaaacaaatcttttacgatcttgtttaaataatttcaaaccttTACTACTTAATTAAACTGATGCTTCCTTAAAACTTGTGTGTTGCCAAGCTTGTTTGTTACCGTAGTTCAATCTGAAAACGCTTCCTATTCAAGATTTGTGTGATGTTTATTCTAGTGTTCTATAAAAAGCCCTCAATGAAAGCCCATGCAAATtgcatgaaaaacaaatcaatagTGTTTAAGTGATTACTGtatttcactgcttttttcttcgcttaatttaaaagcatttcTCACCTGCACTCCTTTCAATTTTGTATATGAACGATTGAAAGCATTTTTTGTGAAAGCACGCTCAAAGCTACAAAACAAGATGCCGACATATTTCATGGCACCGCATAATTATTTAGAACGTGATTGTCGGCACGTgtgtaaacaaaacactaactACAGTGAAAAATTTGCTGGATTGTTCAGCTCATCAGTGAAATGTTCCTAGCTACATGTACCCCTGGCTTGAGTAATAGAGCATTTTCCCGTTTTAAGCGACTtcttatgcacctatcaatgttaagccggcGGGGGGGGAGGCAGGGCATAGGGCGGGGATTTGACCGTCATTCTTGGCCCGTGGGTAGGGCTTTTGACAGATTTAGTTGTCCCCGGGGTAGGATAATTTGATTTTTTGCTCTTCGCCCGTGGTGGGGCTGTTTTTGCCATATGGTTGGAAGAGACTGGTACCCAGTCGATTGTTCCCGCTTTGCGCATGTGATGTAGATGTGTTGGAAGCATGGACAGAACGCAAAAGGTGTGTGAATTTAAATTACTTCTTCGTTTTGCTTTCTCACGTTTGGCTTTATGATTTTGCATGTGTAATGAAACATGTTACAGATCCTGCGATGTATATAAACAGGACCTGCCGCCAATTTCTTGCAGTAATCCTTATAGTTCAAGATAATCGAGTTGAATGATTTGCACAGGCATCAGTGTCACGTTTCTGAATATGTCGTACAAATTCTATTTATTAATGCAGATGAAAGCGTTTAAAGTATGGAACAACAAAAGGACAATTAAAAAATTTGTAGTTGGGATAAACTGTTACGAAGATTTGGTCACTAAAGGTAAGGAATGTGTTTTAATACTTTCGCTTGTCACTTCTGGATAAAACCATTTCAGCAGCAGTATTTACATTTTCTGGCAGTATATAAGCGCTTACATTGTTTATTAATTTGTATAAAAGGGCTGTTTGGCTAGTACTCATTGTTTTAACTTTGTAGCTGATATAATTCGCCTGCTTGTGTTGGAAAAATGTGCCATCTTTAAATTTATGGTGGACTTAACTTACTGTGTATGTTTATTAAACTCAGAAAAGATGAGATGTTTATTTTACTTCCCTTTTTGTAGGGGGTGAGAAACTGGGTGTAAGTGCTGTGAAGGCTGTTTTGGAAGAAGATGGAACAGAAATTGACAATGAGTACCTGGAGTTTCTTGACCCAAATAATGCAATCATACTGCTCGAGCAACAGGAGAACTGGACTGACAAAGATAATTGTAATCTTCCTGTTTCAGAAGGCCACGGTAAACTAATTGTCATGCACAGCTTATCTCAATATCAGTTCCCTTTATTTCTCGATTTTGCCTTTATAAGGGAAAAGTCAACACCATCACTAACATGTAAAACCTCTATCCTGTAGGCCAGTTACATGAAACTAAAAAGACTCCTCCTGTGGTGCCTTCAGGAGCCAAAAAGCAGGCAACAATTACAAGGGAAATGAGGTTGGGGCCTCCAATTGAGGTTAGTTACCAGGTTTCAGTTTACTAAGAAACCAGTTTCATGTTTGTCGTACACTAAAGGGATGAACATATATATCAGTACAACAAGGTACACTTTATTCTTCCTACTGCAAATTTTAGATAAAGGCATGAACACACATTAACAAGATTGAACACTAAATGCTTACCATGTGCTATGAGGGTTCATAGCACACAATTTGTTTTATAATTACAGAAAATGTTTATGACATACTGTGGACAATAAATCTCCTTACATGTTACTTTTCTTAAATTGTAAACGACCATACCAGCTTTTCCCAAGAAACAAGATTTAATACCTGCTAGAGAAATAAATACTTTGAAGTTATAACCACAAGCTATTAGGTAGCCATAGTCTCTACTTACTGACTGGATACATACCAGGATTGACTCActgattttattttcctttgatgaaaAGGAAGTTAAAGAGGAACCAGTTGAAGAAGAGGTGATGAAGGATGCTATGATTTATGGAAAGAATCTTGCAAAGCCCTTATCAGAATACCAAATAGCAGTAAACAAAGCAGCTGGAAAACTGGCCTTGCAAAGCCCAGTGTTACTCTCAAACAGAGGTATGTAcataaataaaattgcaaaaattgtgtttgtTGCTCTAATTATAATTGTTATAAGTTGTCTGAAATAACATCACAAGCCAATTTGGCTTGTCTTTGCATGGAGTAGCCACTCCAAAATGGCTTGGCAGAGTCATGTTGTTATCTCTACATTTTCCTGACCAAGTTAAGTAGGAACGTAGGAAAACGATACTGATTACCTTATGAAAcacaaatatataaaaaaaagttttctttttatcaggAGAGCTCTATGAGAAGGCAAGAGAACAAGTCAAAGTTGATGGATATTCATTCAAAAAGGGTTTCTCAAGATCCAATAGTGGTACAAGCAGCTGCAGCAGCAGTGAGACTGAAACTGTGTCTCCAAAAGTAAAACGGGCCAAGCGAgacaaagatgaaagaaaaagggaagTAGATAATTTAACAACAATGGTAGAGAATGTAAAAGGTAATTTGCAATTTAAGCAAAAGAGGCTAGAAAAAGCCAAGACAGTCCATGATTACAAACAATGTGATCAGTTAGCAATGGAAATAAGGCAGCTGTTAAAGGATAAACATGATTATGAAATGCAGATAGCAGCACTGCAAAAAAGTGAATCAAAGTCATCGTGGTATTTCAAGAGCAAGTCGAAACCAAAAAAAGCAGATTCAAGGGCTATGAAAGGTCTCAATAAAACTCAGTCGAGGTTGCCACAGGAGAATAAAATAAGTTTCAAATCATCGCCTGTAACtgcagttaattctgggaattCTACCTGTATCAACACAAAATCTGCTCAACGTGGTATGCCTTCTTCCTTAAGCACATCAGAAGAAGGAGAGGAATATCATACTGAAAGGGAAAAGTCAATGTCCGATGAAAGCAAGGTCACATCACCAACAGGATCAGTTAAACAGTTAAAACCCGCGTGTGAGAACCTTGTAGTTTAAGAACCTGCTGGTAGATATTCGGCATTTTAACACCCCAAAATATAAGAAGCTGTTTAGCCAAGCCAGATCAagcaggttcttatatgtgggttaCAGTTAAATGATGATTaacctttcttttttatatcttttgcCAGGCTTCAAACAATGTAGGTTCTTACACACGAGTTTTTAATGTATTGCATAGTTGTACAATCACAGTATAATAATGCTTGGACTATACTGTTTACGTTTTTACAACTTGTTCCTTTTATTCAGTGCATGTTATTCTTATATCTTGGGCCAGCTACTGGCTATGATGAACATAGATTTGAAAGCTATTTTACTAGTTACAGTGACCTTTATTACAACAGACGGTTTTATTTCGCCTTTCAGTCAAcatatttcagtttttattgGCTGCAAGCCTAGTTGTCCAATAACAAATGAAACCAAGTTTAACTAAGTAAATACTTTCTTGAACGTGATTCTCCATCCATTTCAAACTATGTCACAACAGTAGAAAAGATGTTAAAAAGAGAATTCAAAGCGTCAGTTATGATTGTAAAAGTTTACAGGTATGTTTAGAGAATGTCCATAAAATTCCTAAAACTGtttataaaagcaattttaCATTATTAAAGAGGATAATTGTGTTTTGTTCCAGGTTATTTTCAGTCTGTCGATTGTCAGACTAGGGAACATTTGATCACTGTTGTGGTGCCCTGGGTGGGGACTTTTTAGTACTTTTGACACAAAATTTAAACCctggggtggggaatttgacgacattttttgcaaaaaagtcAAATCCCCGCCCTATGCCCTGCCTCCCCCCCCgccggcttaacattgataggtgcattatatAGGCCCGGTCTTTTGCCCCTGGGTATGCCTAACCACCACCCCATCAGGTATTTTTAACACTCGCCCCCAATTTCTCTCAACctatcaaaatggcgctcaatGATCAATCGTAAAGATGTTGGCCCTCAACTCGTATTCTATCGAGTCTTAGCGTTAATACATTGGATATTTAGGTcgttttaacaagacaaaccagaaatgactaaggagagtgtttaaggctgcattattaaaagccaattcttagcagaaaatgCTATCGATCTTCTGCTTTGTAGACAACAACATGGAATATTCATCGCTCCAAGTTTGTGAGTTCTTGTCCCGGAAATACAAAAGCAagattttttcggttttggggtgcgggtaataggccagtgcgggtaatctgttgaacgttttttccccttgtgacaaaaatagaccgctgcgggtaatctgccgtgcgggtaatcgtccggaaattacggtaactTGGATCTCATGCAATATGCACGAGAAGCAGACCTTATTTGTAAACATCAGTATGCTTATGCACAGAACTCATCGACAACTGTGGCCCTGATTAAAGCTGTTGACCCATGGAAATTAGCCATCGATCACGGCGAAAAGGTTGTAAGTGCCTTCCTTCATTTAAGAAAGGGGTTTGACATCATAGATCATAACACCCTTCTTAACAACATGAGGAACAATGGCATAACTGGTACTGAGCTCAAATGGTTCAACAGCTATTTGGATGAAAGATATCAATAATGTGTCCTCTGGTGGCAAAGAATCAAGCAAGAGGTTGATTACTTATGGTGTTCCACAAGGGTCAATCCTGGGACCTACCCTGTTTAACATCCATGCAGGCCTGTAGTAAGCATAAAATGactggggggggagggggggggggctgggTAAGTGGCCCACATTaactctccccccccccccgtatTGAGTGTAAATACGTCTTAACCCACATTAAGATGAAAATGATCTTTCACTAAGGCTGAGTAATGGCATTGGTTGCTGGCATGACGAGTAACAACTCTCCCAGAGTAGAAATTTTGGTTAATTACGGTATATTAGTTTTCTGCGGGAGCTATCAAGGGACTGCAAGAAGGTTACCAAATCATTGACGTCAAATTCTGAAGTGTCAAAGTGGTAAAAGCAAAAGTTGTCCTTttaacttctcaaactcattaataattcataaagtcaactacaaatcactgcatgtataccacatcacgtgcatgtgtttggatacccaatgaaaaacaatataccactctccagtgaaagtggtatataccacttaAATATGCACGATGACAACTTGCACAAtatcaatgaatatttattacagaCATCTCTGTAATGGCCGTGTCCAAAGTTTGTACTCCTTCTTCAAAGTCTTTCGTGGTAAAAAAGCCGCCGGGTTCCAAAGTACAGGACTTTACTAATCGATTCTGTTTCCATTCCTCGAAAACCTTACACGACcatttggttttataagctgttgatttcggtactgcgttatcaacacttttcttctcatccaccacacttttcggctgccgaaatctctcgaaagactttgttgcagtatacatcctgactaaaccacaactgaacttgtaaatgcaacttttacatctcagaataaatcaaatcgcatcataaatgcaaattaattaagccggtgaaaaacatctttgttattgaaattatccaggaaggaatgttagatagcgaacaattctaattggaagtctttgtttatgacttgtgatcatgagaa
The Montipora capricornis isolate CH-2021 chromosome 10, ASM3666992v2, whole genome shotgun sequence genome window above contains:
- the LOC138021307 gene encoding uncharacterized protein isoform X1 — protein: MICTGISVTFLNMSYKFYLLMQMKAFKVWNNKRTIKKFVVGINCYEDLVTKGGEKLGVSAVKAVLEEDGTEIDNEYLEFLDPNNAIILLEQQENWTDKDNCNLPVSEGHGQLHETKKTPPVVPSGAKKQATITREMRLGPPIEEVKEEPVEEEVMKDAMIYGKNLAKPLSEYQIAVNKAAGKLALQSPVLLSNRGELYEKAREQVKVDGYSFKKGFSRSNSGTSSCSSSETETVSPKVKRAKRDKDERKREVDNLTTMVENVKGNLQFKQKRLEKAKTVHDYKQCDQLAMEIRQLLKDKHDYEMQIAALQKSESKSSWYFKSKSKPKKADSRAMKGLNKTQSRLPQENKISFKSSPVTAVNSGNSTCINTKSAQRGMPSSLSTSEEGEEYHTEREKSMSDESKVTSPTGSVKQLKPACENLVV
- the LOC138021307 gene encoding uncharacterized protein isoform X2, with protein sequence MDRTQKMKAFKVWNNKRTIKKFVVGINCYEDLVTKGGEKLGVSAVKAVLEEDGTEIDNEYLEFLDPNNAIILLEQQENWTDKDNCNLPVSEGHGQLHETKKTPPVVPSGAKKQATITREMRLGPPIEEVKEEPVEEEVMKDAMIYGKNLAKPLSEYQIAVNKAAGKLALQSPVLLSNRGELYEKAREQVKVDGYSFKKGFSRSNSGTSSCSSSETETVSPKVKRAKRDKDERKREVDNLTTMVENVKGNLQFKQKRLEKAKTVHDYKQCDQLAMEIRQLLKDKHDYEMQIAALQKSESKSSWYFKSKSKPKKADSRAMKGLNKTQSRLPQENKISFKSSPVTAVNSGNSTCINTKSAQRGMPSSLSTSEEGEEYHTEREKSMSDESKVTSPTGSVKQLKPACENLVV